A DNA window from Aspergillus nidulans FGSC A4 chromosome V contains the following coding sequences:
- a CDS encoding arylamine N-acetyltransferase family protein (transcript_id=CADANIAT00003424) has product MASTFTRSQLEAYLQRIGYANSASGPECPRLHQLQASIEQDALKALEELQRRHISSIPWGNSAIHYSQHHSISTYPSAVFEKLVVRRLDGYCMENTNLLYVVLRSLGYQAYPAAGRVSNAAADPENAGSEVRYGSLGHMVIIVGISNQKYMVDVGFGNNGPTSPLPLLRNVSGDLIPPAQMKLDKTPLPEAVDQSQEFWVYSVRYGPDKDWAPMYAFAETEFLPQDFAMMNFNTSKGSSSWFTQRVVCVRHILGDDESSIKGLYVMAGKQVKRRVHGQTEIVQTLENENDRVEALSKWFGIHLLDHEVAGIQGLVSELK; this is encoded by the exons ATGGCGTCAACATTCACTCGATCCCAGCTAGAAGCATACCTGCAGCGCATCGGTTATGCAAACTCTGCTTCTGGGCCAGAATGCCCCCGACTGCATCAACTCCAGGCATCAATCGAACAAGACGCTCTGAAAGCGTTAGAAGAACTGCAACGCCGACATATTTCATCTATTCCTTGGGGAAATTCGGCCATTCACTACTCTCAGCATCATAGCATCTCCACGTACCCGTCGGCGGTGTTCGAGAAGCTGGTCGTTCGCCGCCTCGATGGGTATTGCATGGAAAACACCAACCTACTGTATGTTGTTCTTCGGTCACTCGGCTATCAGGCGTACCCCGCAGCAGGAAGGGTATCGAACGCAGCAGCGGACCCAGAGAATGCCGGCTCTGAAGTTCGATATGGTTCTTT AGGACATATGGTGATTATCGTTGGTATCAGTAATCAAAAGTATATG GTCGACGTGGGGTTTGGGAACAATGGACCAACATCTCCATTGCCGCTCTTAAGGAACGTATCAGGGGATCTCATCCCACCAGCACAGATGAAATTAGACAAAACGCCTCTCCCCGAAGCAGTCGACCAGAGCCAGGAATTCTGGGTCTATAGCGTCAGGTACGGGCCGGACAAAGACTGGGCGCCTATGTACGCATTTGCCGAGACCGAGTTCCTACCGCAAGATTTTGCCATGATGAATTTCAACACCAGCAAAGGATCCAGCAGCTGGTTTACGCAGAGGGTTGTCTGCGTTAGACACATTTTGGGCGACGATGAGAGCTCCATCAAAGGCCTGTATGTTATGGCTGGGAAGCAGGTGAAAAGACGAGTACATGGACAGACGGAGATTGTGCAGACTCTGGAGAATGAGAACGATAGAGTGGAGGCCCTTTCGAAATGGTTTGGTATACATCTCTTGGATCATGAAGTTGCTGGGATTCAGGGTCTAGTGTCTGAATTGAAGTAG
- a CDS encoding hexadecenal dehydrogenase (transcript_id=CADANIAT00003425) — protein sequence MGAIDIPELQFTPIEEIQERVSRVKKTFLEHKTRDVEFRLVQLRKLYWAIKDHEQQIVEALRSDLGKPQFETEVSESVWLENDIVFISKNLHKWVKDEKADDIDLTFKFMNPKIRKDPLGTVLLTLGPVLGAIAAGNTVVIKPSENAPKSAVVMQQIVEAALDPSCYTIVQGAIPETQALLAERWDKIFFTGGATVGRIIAKAAAPHLTPVVLELGGINPAIISKSANPRLVARRLLWGKLMNAGQVCTSQNYLLVDRSLVPAVVEEFKKAYKEFYPNGAKASPDYARIVNEGAFRRLKGMIDNSQGKILMGGTMDEKDLFIEPTLVQVESPDDSMLVQESFGPLIPILPVDNIDEAINIANSIQSTPLGLYPFGSKADTEKILSQTRSGGVSVNDAALHIPTLPFGGVGESGYGAYRGRASFDVFVHRRPITSSPGWLESILAIRYPPYAGKLAKFKAASVSAPDFDRSGRKVHLGWLRYILTLGGGSAKAGAGRAAVVAAGES from the exons ATGGGCGCCATAGACATCCCCGAACTTCAGTTCACCCCTATTGAGGAGATCCAGGAACGGGTGTCGCGGGTAAAGAAGACGTTCCTGGAGCACAAGACTCGAGACGTCGAATTCCGGCTTGTCCAGCTTCGGAAGCTTTACTGGGC CATCAAGGACCACGAGCAACAGATCGTCGAAGCCCTCCGGAGCGACCTGGGAAAACCGCAGTTCGAAACAGAAGTCAGTGAAAGCGTCTGGTTGGAAAATGACATTGTTTTCATCTCGAAGAATCTCCACAAATGggtcaaggatgagaaggccgATGATATCGACCTTACATTCAAATTTATGAACCCGAAGATCCGGAAGGATCCGCTGGGTACCGTTCTA TTGACTCTTGGACCCGTTCTCGGTGCGATCGCTGCTGGAAACACTGTGGTGATCAAACCTAGTGAGAATGCGCCAAAGAGCGCCGTTGTAATGCAACAGATCGTTGAGGCTGCACTTGACCCGTCCTGCTACACCATCGTCCAGGGAGCTATTCCTGAAACTCAGGCTTTACTTGCAGAACGATGGGATAAGATTTTCTTCACTGGCGGTGCGACTGTTGGACGCATCATCGCCAAGGCAGCTGCCCCCCATTTGACTCCCGTTGTGCTGGAGTTGGGTGGCATCAACCCGGCTATAATCTCCAAGTCCGCAAACCCTAGACTAGTCGCCCGCAGACTACTTTGGGGTAAGCTTATGAATGCAGGCCAGGTCTGCACTTCTCAAAACTACCTCCTGGTTGACAGGAGCCTCGTCCCGGCTGTGGTCGAAGAGTTCAAGAAGGCATACAAGGAATTCTATCCTAACGGAGCCAAGGCGTCTCCGGATTATGCTCGAATCGTCAACGAAGGTGCCTTCCGTCGTTTGAAGGGGATGATCGATAACTCCCAGGGCAAGATCCTCATGGGCGGCACTATGGACGAGAAGGACCTCTTTATTGAACCCACGCTCGTCCAGGTCGAATCCCCCGACGATTCCATGCTCGTGCAGGAGAGCTTCGGCCCCCTGATCCCTATTCTTCCCGTCGATAACATTGACGAGGCCATCAACATCGCAAACAGCATTCAAAGCACCCCTCTCGGGCTCTACCCCTTCGGCTCGAAAGCCGACACCGAAAAGA TTCTCTCGCAGACCCGCTCCGGCGGTGTTTCCGTCAATGACGCCGCCCTACACATTCCCACCCTCCCCTTTGGCGGCGTGGGCGAAAGCGGCTATGGCGCGTACCGTGGCCGTGCGAGCTTTGACGTCTTCGTGCACCGCCGCCCCATCACGAGTAGTCCGGGCTGGCTCGAGTCTATCCTGGCGATCCGGTACCCACCTTACGCAGGTAAACTGGCCAAGTTCAAGGCGGCGAGCGTTTCCGCCCCGGACTTTGACCGTTCTGGCCGTAAGGTCCATCTAGGATGGCTTCGATATATCCTCACACTGGGCGGGGGTTCAGCTAAGGCCGGTGCTGGAAGGGCTGCTGtcgttgctgctggtgagTCATAA
- a CDS encoding putative SNF2 family helicase/ATPase (transcript_id=CADANIAT00003426) — protein MAPAAVPTSDPPSQADTPMTDANEEITSVPVDPLDAKMTDTPDYTDSDTNPNTTASSVAGDVVPSDGRRRRSEAFQMRKNMFGKKHGSLNENKDDDSIRRFRYLLGLTDLFRHFIESNPNPRIKEIMAEIDRQDAEEAAKSKRKVSARSGGASGERRRRTEQEEDAELLSDEKRGGGTNTIFRESPPFIQGEMRDYQIAGLNWLVSLHENGISGILADEMGLGKTLQTISFIGYLRHLCDITGPHLVAVPKSTLDNWKREFHKWTPEVNVLVLQGDKEERHKLINERLLDEDFDVCITSYEMILREKSHLKKFAWEYIIIDEAHRIKNEESSLAQIIRVFNSRNRLLITGTPLQNNLHELWALLNFLLPDVFGDSEAFDQWFSNQEADQDTVVQQLHRVLRPFLLRRVKSDVEKSLLPKKEVNLYVPMSSMQVKWYQKILEKDIDAVNGAGGKKESKTRLLNIVMQLRKCCNHPYLFEGAEEGPPYTNDVHIINNSGKMVILDKLLARMQAQGSRVLIFSQMSRVLDILEDYCALRKYQYCRIDGTTAHEDRIAAIDEYNKPDSDKFIFLLTTRAGGLGINLTTADIVVLYDSDWNPQADLQAMDRAHRIGQTKQVVVYRFITESAIEERVLERAAQKLRLDQLVIQQGRAQQQAKNTASKDELLGMIQHGAAEIFNKQGGTSTLQEGKDITDDDIDAILRKGEERTAELSKKYEQLGIDDLQKFNSESAYEWNGKDFTTDKKKDIGIHWINPAKRERKEQFYSIDKYYRQALATGGRTADPKPKVPRAPKQIAIHDWQFFPPGLQELQDKETAYFHKEIGYKVPLPDGPEELTHREAERDLEQAMIDNAAPLTEAEQAEKTKLSEQGFSDWNRRDFQQFINGSAKFGRTDYAGIATEVDSKDPKQVEEYANVFWKRYTEIQDYPKYIRVIEQGEEKLRKMGHQRKMLRKKMEMYRVPLQQLKINYTVSTTNKKVYTEEEDRFLLVMLDKYGVEGEGLYEKIREEVRESPLFRFDWFFLSRTPVEIGRRCTTLLNTIAKEFEPDGKNGDGKGRGRDREDDELDNEDDVPAKKKTKGAVNKQVKAVKGSKGNSASTSRASSANPPKSRGRKK, from the exons ATGGCTCCTGCTGCCGTTCCGACTTCCGACCCGCCTTCCCAGGCAGATACTCCCATGACAGACGCAAATGAGGAGATTACTTCAGTGCCCGTAGACCCTCTAGATGCGAAGATGACA GATACGCCTGACTACACG GATTCCGATACGAACCCGAACACCACTGCAAGCAGTGTTGCAGGCGATGTAGTTCCATCAGACGGCCGAAGGCGAAGGTCCGAGGCCTTTCAAATGAGGAAGAATATGTTTGGCAAGAAACATGGCTCCCTGAATGAGAATAAG GATGATGACTCTATCCGGAGGTTTCGCTATCTACTTGGACTCACAGATCTCTTCCGTCACTTCATCGAGTCAAATCCAAATCCCAGAATCAAAGAGATTATGGCGGAAATCGACAGGcaagatgcagaagaagcagcaaagtcCAAGCGGAAAGTCTCTGCGCGGTCAGGAGGTGCAAGCGGCGAGCGAAGACGGCGGACggaacaagaagaggatgccgAGCTTCTTAGCGACGAGAAACGTGGTGGAGGAACCAACACAATCTTTCGAGAATCGCCGCCATTCATTCAGGGCGAAATGCGTGACTATCAAATTGCTGGACTGAATTGGTTGGTTTCCTTACACGAGAATGGCATTTCGGGAATCTTGGCGGATGAGATGGGTCTAGGCAAGACTCTTCAGACGATCTCATTTATTGGCTATCTTCGACACCTCTGCGACATCACTGGTCCTCATCTCGTCGCGGTCCCCAAATCCACCTTGGACAACTGGAAGAGAGAGTTCCATAAATGGACCCCGGAAGTCAATGTGTTAGTCCTACAAGGAGACAAGGAGGAGCGTCACAAGTTGATTAACGAGAGGCTTCTGGACGAGGATTTCGATGTCTGCATCACTAGCTACGAAATGATTCTCCGGGAAAAGTCGCACCTGAAGAAGTTTGCTTGGGAGTATATCATTATTGATGAAGCTCATCGGATTAAGAACGAGGAGTCATCGCTCGCCCAGATCATCCGCGTCTTCAACTCTCGGAATCGCCTCCTAATCACTGGTACTCCGCTTCAGAACAACCTCCACGAATTGTGGGCTCTTCTCAATTTTTTGTTGCCCGATGTCTTTGGTGATTCTGAAGCCTTCGATCAGTGGTTTTCAAACCAGGAAGCGGATCAGGATACTGTTGTGCAACAACTTCATCGTGTTCTGCGAccattccttcttcgccgcgTGAAGAGTGATGTCGAAAAGAGTTTACTTCCGAAGAAGGAAGTTAATCTATACGTCCCCATGTCCAGCATGCAAGTAAAATGGTATCAAAAAATTCTTGAGAAAGATATTGATGCCGTTAATGGAGCCGGCGGTAAGAAAGAGTCCAAAACTCGCTTACTGAATATCGTCATGCAACTGCGCAAATGCTGCAACCATCCCTACCTCTTCGAAGGGGCAGAAGAGGGTCCTCCTTACACTAACGACGTACATATCATCAACAATTCTGGTAAAATGGTGATTCTCGACAAACTTCTTGCTCGCATGCAGGCGCAGGGGAGCAGAGTTCTCATTTTCTCTCAGATGAGTCGTGTTCTGGACATTTTGGAGGACTACTGCGCGCTCCGAAAGTACCAATACTGTCGAATTGATGGCACTACAGCTCATGAGGATCGAATTGCCGCCATCGATGAATATAATAAACCAGATTCGGATAAGTTTATTTTCCTCCTAACCACAAGAGCGGGAGGGTTGGGTATCAACTTGACGACTGCGGATATCGTTGTGCTGTATGACAGCGACTGGAATCCGCAGGCCGATTTGCAGGCAATGGATCGTGCTCACCGCATTGGTCAAACGAAACAGGTCGTTGTATACCGGTTTATCACCGAATCAGCCATAGAAGAGAGAGTTCTGGAACGTGCTGCGCAGAAATTGCGATTGGATCAGCTTGTTATTCAACAAGGTCGGGCTCAGCAACAGGCCAAGAATACCGCTTCCAAAGATGAGTTGCTCGGTATGATCCAACATGGAGCTGCGGAGATCTTCAACAAGCAGGGTGGAACGAGTACGCTGCAGGAGGGTAAGGATATAACCGACGACGACATCGATGCAATTTTGCGTAAGGGTGAAGAGAGAACGGCGGAACTTAGCAAGAAATACGAGCAACTGGGTATCGACGACTTGCAGAAGTTCAACTCCGAAAGTGCCTACGAGTGGAACGGTAAAGACTTTACTacagacaagaagaaagacatcGGAATCCACTGGATTAACCCTGCGAAGCGTGAGAGGAAAGAGCAGTTCTACTCCATAGACAAATACTACCGCCAGGCCCTGGCTACTGGTGGACGAACGGCTGATCCAAAACCTAAAGTGCCTCGAGCACCGAAGCAGATCGCTATTCACGACTGGCAGTTCTTCCCTCCTGGCCTCCAAGAGCTTCAAGACAAGGAAACGGCCTATTTCCATAAAGAAATCGGTTACAAAGTTCCTCTTCCCGATGGACCTGAGGAACTCACACACCGTGAGGCGGAACGTGACCTCGAGCAGGCTATGATTGACAATGCGGCGCCTCTGACTGAAGCGGAACAGGCGGAGAAAACGAAGCTATCAGAGCAAGGTTTTTCAGATTGGAACCGTCGTGATTTCCAGCAGTTCATCAACGGATCTGCCAAATTCGGCCGCACAGACTACGCCGGCATCGCCACTGAAGTAGACAGCAAGGACCCAAAGCAGGTCGAGGAGTACGCCAATGTGTTCTGGAAGCGTTACACGGAAATCCAGGATTACCCCAAGTACATTCGCGTCATTgagcaaggagaagaaaagctccGTAAAATGGGCCACCAGCGTAAGATGCTTCGGaaaaagatggagatgtacCGCGTGCCCCTCCAGCAACTGAAGATCAACTACACCGTCTCAACAACAAATAAGAAGGTCTAtacggaggaagaagaccgattccttcttgtcatGTTAGACAAGTATGGCGTTGAAGGCGAAGGCCTGTACGAAAAGATTCGCGAGGAAGTCCGCGAGTCCCCTCTCTTCCGCTTTGATtggttcttcctcagccGGACTCCTGTGGAAATTGGCCGCCGCTGTACGACGCTCCTCAACACAATCGCCAAAGAGTTCGAACCGGACGGCAAGAATGGTGATGGAAAGGGACGCGGCCGCGACCGAGAGGACGACGAACTTGACAATGAAGACGACGTTCCAGctaagaagaagaccaagggCGCCGTG AACAAGCAAGTCAAAGCCGTCAAGGGCAGCAAAGGAAACTCCGCCTCCACGTCtcgagcctcttcagccaaCCCTCCCAAGTCGCGCGGGCGAAAGAAGTGA
- a CDS encoding uncharacterized protein (transcript_id=CADANIAT00003427) produces MDSMRSLNTSLPSSTPRPPSEQLLQQFRTAALSVTNLYKNAVYAESQARQAGYQEAIEDLLHFLDRENLGLTDGEGWRVRQWATERSDGLAHSSDDDDAERTRCTTPAVARKEPSESEAPRHQSKPTSPHREEQAPAQQPPSTPAAQPSEPVILDRPPLFTFAAGPTFPQVHEQDMDMQNSDSSSSSPQSDTPATVSVLARNSRQQSRHVNLTRPSPRNSTRDSPVGIGSKRKNNFPDFFDLSGLGNNRDLFGGGKRGRFC; encoded by the coding sequence ATGGACTCGATGAGGTCTCTCAATACCTCGTTACCGAGTTCGACGCCTCGCCCGCCTTCGGagcagctcctccaacagTTCAGAACCGCTGCTCTCTCGGTCACCAACCTTTACAAGAATGCCGTTTATGCGGAATCACAGGCGAGACAGGCGGGATACCAGGAAGCCATTGAAGACTTGCTGCACTTCCTCGACAGGGAAAACCTCGGGTTGACTGATGGAGAGGGCTGGCGAGTTCGACAATGGGCCACAGAACGGAGCGATGGCCTGGCGCATTCtagcgatgatgatgatgccgagAGGACTCGGTGTACTACGCCCGCTGTAGCACGGAAAGAACCCTCTGAGTCGGAGGCCCCTCGACACCAGTCCAAACCCACGTCACCCCATCGTGAAGAACAAGCCCCCGCCCAGCAACCGCCATCCACCCCTGCCGCTCAACCATCCGAACCGGTCATTCTTGATCGGCCTCCTCTCTTTACCTTTGCCGCCGGCCCGACTTTTCCCCAAGTTCACGAGCAAGATATGGACATGCAGAACTCAGACAGCTCGAGCTCCTCACCGCAGAGCGACACGCCCGCCACGGTCTCGGTCTTAGCACGGAACTCTCGCCAGCAAAGCCGCCACGTCAATTTGACTCGTCCAAGCCCACGAAACTCAACGCGCGATTCTCCGGTCGGGATAGGCTCAAAACGCAAGAATAATTTCCCCGACTTCTTTGACTTGTCCGGGTTGGGGAATAACCGAGATCTATTTGGAGGCGGCAAACGAGGACGCTTTTGCTAG
- a CDS encoding putative AP-3 adaptor complex subunit mu (transcript_id=CADANIAT00003428), with product MSGEIDAVYIYDEQNQPLVEQVYRSRPPSAATIRPLYFAHPAPRPSLIYFANTSPPVTVFSIVESNLHFLALSESDTEPLFALEFLHRVVDILEEFVGAPLISSKVQSNYDVVAQLLHEMCDAGIVCNTELNALQEVVEMPGWMGKLLGNVGLPGSSTPILGQPGLKRQSLTSGNAALGPAIPWRRPGVRHTSNELYVDIVESLTVTMAPSGRLISALVSGTIAFTAKVSGVPDLILSLTAPGGQHAIARKMELPVFHPCVRLARWRERPGELSFIPPDGRFILAGYEVDLLPLDPSLDQPPSHMEKLFLPTIVDIQKSLGSVGADFEVRLTLNPDFPGYPSGSRPGAGRGGSGTSTPSFLGGNSNNAGPVLEDVVVTVPIPPSVRNITDMKASRGEALFNSGRGVLEWRVPTKDAGSISGTATLRCTAVGHSTDEIEEDDPEADAEATLLQGYYDDSAAVSYQQNTETDRLRGKPKKKKKKVKKVKKPASSRRDTSVSTPDIDANRGGETLPASDLNPDRSSEPSPSQPSSHPEVPSLTPTPKQLSSSTPPPPRPGSPFSIFHTAPRKTRIQLNSSLMPNSASVSFSVRGWLPSGIKVESLNIDPRRSRGLGEGVKPYKGVKYICVSRRGIERRC from the exons ATGAGCGGTGAGATTGATGCCGTCTACATATACGACGAGCAGAA CCAGCCTCTGGTCGAACAAGTCTATCGCTCTCGTCCACCCTCCGCGGCGACCATTCGGCCCCTCTATTTCGCTCATCCTGCGCCGCGCCCGTCGCTGATCTACTTCGCAAATACGTCCCCGCCCGTTACAGTGTTCTCTATAGTCGAGTCGAACTTGCATTTCCTGGCGCTCTCGGAATCCGACACCGAGCCCCTCTTCGCGTTAGAGTTCCTGCATCGCGTTGTCGATATCCTTGAGGAGTTCGTGGGAGCACCCTTGATTTCGTCCAAGGTACAGTCGAACTACGATGTGGTGGCTCAGTTACTACATGAGATGTGCGATGCTGGCATCGTCTGCAACACCGAGCTGAATGCCCTGCAAGAGGTGGTGGAGATGCCGGGGTGGATGGGTAAGCTGTTGGGCAACGTTGGATTACCTGG ATCATCAACGCCGATTTTAGGACAACCCGGGCTCAAGCGACAATCATTAACGTCCGGAAACGCAGCCCTGGGGCCGGCTATTCCCTGGAGACGTCCTGGTGTACGGCATACTTCAAATGAGCTTTACGTCGATATCGTCGAATCTCTCACAGTAACAATGGCTCCATCAGGACGCCTCATATCTGCGTTAGTCTCGGGCACGATCGCCTTTACGGCCAAGGTATCCGGTGTCCCCGACTTGATTTTATCTCTCACAGCACCCGGAGGGCAACATGCCATCGCTCGGAAGATGGAACTACCTGTTTTCCATCCCTGCGTGCGGCTTGCAAGGTGGCGCGAACGGCCTGGGGAACTGAGCTTCATTCCCCCAGATGGACGGTTTATTCTTGCCGGATATGAGGTGGACTTGCTGCCTCTCGACCCCAGTCTTGATCAACCGCCAAGTCATATGGAGAagctttttcttccaacAATTGTTGACATTCAAAAGTCGCTCGGTTCTGTGGGCGCCGATTTCGAGGTGCGGTTAACACTTAACCCAGACTTTCCTGGATACCCGTCTGGAAGTCGACCTGGAGCGGGCCGGGGAGGGTCTGGCACTTCAACCCCGTCTTTTCTCGGTGGCAACAGCAATAATGCCGGTCCGGTTCTGGAGGATGTAGTGGTGACAGTGCCCATTCCCCCGTCCGTACGAAACATAACGGACATGAAAGCAAGCCGCGGCGAGGCTCTTTTTAACTCTGGACGGGGCGTACTAGAGTGGAGAGTCCCGACTAAGGATGCGGGGAGCATCTCCGGAACAGCTACGCTTCGCTGTACGGCTGTCGGCCATTCCACTGACGAGATCGAGGAGGATGATCCTGAGGCTGATGCAGAAGCTACCCTGTTACAAGGTTACTACGACGACTCAGCGGCAGTATCTTATCAGCAGAACACAGAAACAGACCGGTTAAGGGggaagccgaagaagaagaagaagaaggtaaAGAAAGTAAAAAAACCAGCATCTTCCCGCCGCGACACCTCAGTATCTACGCCTGATATCGACGCCAATCGTGGAGGGGAGACACTCCCGGCCTCAGACTTGAATCCCGACCGATCCTCAGAaccttcaccttctcagccttcatCGCACCCTGAAGTACCTTCCTTGACACCAACACCGAAACAACTATCTTCGTCCACCCCTCCGCCGCCCCGCCCTGGATCGCCGTTCTCAATATTCCATACTGCGCCGCGCAAAACTCGCATCCAGCTCAACTCCAGCCTTATGCCAAATTCCGCGTCTGTCTCGTTCTCCGTGCGAGGCTGGCTTCCGTCCGGCATTAAGGTTGAGAGCCTCAACATCGATCCACGCCGAAGCCGTGGCCTCGGCGAGGGCGTGAAACCATACAAGGGAGTGAAGTATATATGTGTTAGTCGAAGGGGCATAGAAAGGAGATGTTAA
- a CDS encoding NADH dehydrogenase [ubiquinone] 1 alpha subcomplex subunit 1 (transcript_id=CADANIAT00003429), giving the protein MGVPFEALIPYGIVVVMFGVTGVGLSVVKTYANDGKKARWNRDLWDRQMMERDLRLTGSLRGQSTNPEAPKGFEINNPWKVEKRLY; this is encoded by the exons ATGGGTGTTCCATTTGAGGCCCTGATTCCTTATGGAATCGTCGTTGTT ATGTTCGGTGTGACCGGAGTCGGTCTCTCGGTTGTGAAGACTTATGCGaatgacggcaagaaggcGCGGTGGAACAGGGATCTGTGGGATAGA CAAA TGATGGAAAGAGACTTGAGACTTACAGGCTCTCTACGAGGTCAATCGACAAACCCGGAGGCGCCGAAGGGTTTCGAAATCAACAACCCATGGAAGGTCGAGAAACGCCTCTACTAG